In Cololabis saira isolate AMF1-May2022 chromosome 14, fColSai1.1, whole genome shotgun sequence, a single genomic region encodes these proteins:
- the LOC133460207 gene encoding uncharacterized protein LOC133460207, with translation MIIWLQTMILIHVITTILGTAAITEGTPQYRALECNLTGPLADQTCFVALGKPLIFHLPTHTTMKTSLKKNNVQILTLTSDACGVSDKYGNISTLKNNGTFKINLATRDDAGDYKLEIYSSTSGERLQRVNVHLEIIEPVSDPNVSQTCLSPEQMNISCSAEGDGVKFTLSLDDNELMQTREGSTGKLNVSNVSFILHGQLVGKLVCRVQNDVSREQTSIQLTSCNGVSSHPVLVTMAVKASVVCVLLVLVVFLGIKRFKQRKNKARVV, from the exons ATGATTATTTGGTTACAGACAATGATCCTGATCCACGTGATCACCACAATTCTGGGAACAGCAGCTATCACCGAAGGTACACCTCAGTACA GAGCTTTGGAATGCAACCTAACTGGACCTCTTGCAGACCAGACGTGTTTTGTTGCACTTGGGAAGCCACTTATTTTTCACCTGCCAACTCATACAACTATGAAGACAAGTTTGAAAAAGAATAACGTTCAGATTTTAACGCTCACCAGTGATGCATGTGGTGTGAGTGACAAATACGGAAATATCTCCACATTGAAGAATAATGGAACATTTAAAATTAACCTTGCGACGAGGGACGACGCTGGAGATTACAAGCTGGAAATATATTCATCTACCAGTGGTGAACGTTTACAGAGGGTCAACGTTCATCTAGAAATAATAG aACCAGTGTCAGATCCAAATGTGTCTCAGACGTGTTTGTCACCAGAACAGATGAACATCAGCTGTTCAGCTGAAGGAGATGGAGTGAAGTTCACTTTATCTCTAGACGACAACGAACTGATGCAGACCAGAGAGGGAAGTACAGGAAAACTAAATGTTTCAAACGTTAGTTTCATCTTACACGGTCAACTGGTAGGAAAGCTGGTGTGTCGGGTTCAGAACGATGTCAGCAGAGAACAGACGTCCATCCAGCTTACAAGCTGTAACG gTGTCAGTTCCCACCCAGTGTTGGTGACCATGGCTGTGAAAGCAAGCGTGGTTTGTGTGCTTCtggttttggttgtttttctaGGCATCAAGCGCTTcaaacagagaaaaaacaaagctAGAGTTGTGTAA
- the LOC133460154 gene encoding T-cell surface antigen CD2-like, protein MPLVLEATQSSYSSTTVSGEFTSQSLTEELLLETMIQIIIIILGTTAVTKGSMECNLTGPAESQLCFGAVGKPLIFNLPINKTLQMKLMKNNSSILTLSDKKGEVIDKYRSISTLLNNGAFRINCVTRDDAGDYELEIYSSSGHHVKRVNVHLKIIEPVSDPNVSQTCLSPEQMNISCSAEGDGVKFTLSLDDNELMQTREGSTGKLNVSNVSFILHGQLVGKLVCRVQNDVSSEQTSIQLTSCNDVASLPTGVVAVAVTAGVVSLLLVPAVFLCKKHFRKRTTKPTTVKDGDAEDEIVYSDVRVTPAARKMHR, encoded by the exons ATGCCGCTGGTTCTGGAAG CCACGCAGAGCTCGTACAGCAGCACAACTGTCAGTGGAGAATTCACCAGCCAGTCACTAACTGAAGAGCTCCTGTTAGAG ACAATGATCCAGATCATCATTATAATTCTTGGAACAACAGCTGTCACTAAAG GATCAATGGAATGTAACTTAACTGGACCTGCTGAATCTCAGTTGTGTTTTGGAGCAGTTGGGAAGCCACTTATTTTTAACCTGCCAATTAATAAAACTTTACAGATGAAATTGATGAAGAATAATTCCTCAATTTTAACGCTCAGTGATAAAAAAGGTGAAGTGATTGACAAATACAGAAGTATCTCCACACTCCTGAATAATGGAGCATTTAGAATTAACTGTGTGACAAGGGACGACGCTGGAGATTACGAGTTGGAAATATATTCATCCAGTGGTCATCATGTAAAGAGAGTCAACGTACATCTAAAGATAATAG aACCAGTGTCAGATCCAAATGTGTCTCAGACGTGTTTGTCACCAGAACAGATGAACATCAGCTGTTCAGCTGAAGGAGATGGAGTGAAGTTCACTTTATCTCTAGACGACAACGAACTGATGCAGACCAGAGAGGGAAGTACAGGAAAACTAAATGTTTCAAACGTTAGTTTCATCTTACACGGTCAACTGGTAGGAAAGCTGGTGTGTCGGGTTCAGAACGATGTCAGCAGTGAACAGACGTCCATCCAGCTTACAAGCTGTAACG ATGTTGCAAGTTTACCTACCGGTGTAGTGGCCGTGGCCGTGACAGCAGGTGTGGTTTCTCTGCTCCTGGTTCCGGCTGTTTTTCTCTGTAAGAAGCACTTCAGAAAGAGAACAACCAAACCCACAACTGTGAAAGACG GTGATGCAGAAGATGAAATTGTGTACTCAGACGTCAGAGTGACTCCAGCAGCCCGCAAGATGCATCGTTAG